From Candidatus Stygibacter australis, one genomic window encodes:
- a CDS encoding radical SAM protein, translated as MRILPLFIPHQGCPFNCVYCNQFSITQSKEVSLSFFQECIEGFCIKNSAPEKEIAFFGGTFTALPMQKQEEYLALASPYLTQLKGIRISTRPDELDSKLFSFLKSKSVTTIELGIQSFNTEVLKSSGRGYTSSTALKACKDVKAAGFDLIIQLMPGLPGDTFEFFVESLKTAVKLKPQGIRLYPTIILRDTVLENWYQQGIYQPLSLADAIQWLKYAQKHCKEEGINVIKTGLHSDLKSSDIVAGPYHPAIGELVQIELLYDELINKWQPGMTLSIPINKKSLFLGHGRKLINKLKRKLLLDKIAVTLNKDQKDIEYSFKNEKAQYYW; from the coding sequence ATGAGGATATTGCCTCTTTTTATTCCGCATCAGGGTTGTCCTTTTAACTGCGTTTATTGCAATCAGTTTTCAATTACTCAGAGTAAGGAAGTATCGCTATCATTTTTCCAGGAGTGCATTGAGGGGTTTTGTATAAAAAATTCAGCACCGGAAAAAGAGATAGCATTTTTTGGGGGTACTTTTACCGCTCTTCCAATGCAGAAGCAGGAAGAATATCTGGCATTAGCCTCACCTTACCTTACACAATTAAAAGGTATCAGAATATCTACCAGACCTGATGAACTCGATTCAAAATTATTTAGTTTTTTGAAGAGCAAGAGTGTTACAACAATTGAACTGGGTATTCAGAGTTTTAATACTGAAGTACTGAAATCATCTGGCAGAGGTTATACATCTTCAACTGCACTGAAAGCCTGTAAAGATGTAAAAGCAGCGGGTTTTGATCTGATAATACAATTGATGCCAGGATTACCGGGAGATACATTTGAATTCTTTGTTGAGTCTTTGAAAACAGCCGTTAAGCTTAAACCTCAAGGGATAAGATTATACCCCACGATAATTCTAAGGGATACGGTTCTGGAAAATTGGTATCAGCAGGGAATTTATCAACCTTTAAGTTTGGCAGATGCAATACAATGGCTAAAATATGCTCAGAAGCATTGTAAAGAAGAAGGGATAAATGTAATCAAAACAGGCTTGCATTCAGACCTGAAGAGTTCTGATATTGTGGCAGGTCCTTATCATCCAGCAATTGGAGAACTTGTCCAGATTGAACTTTTGTATGATGAATTAATAAATAAATGGCAACCAGGAATGACTCTATCAATACCAATAAATAAGAAGTCTCTATTTCTTGGTCATGGCAGAAAACTAATTAATAAGTTAAAAAGGAAATTACTGCTGGACAAAATTGCTGTAACACTAAATAAAGATCAAAAAGATATTGAGTATAGTTTTAAAAATGAGAAGGCTCAATATTACTGGTAG
- a CDS encoding HD domain-containing protein, with product MEKTVKIFRQDLPEYLNKEIETCFLVADKELRESKNGNYLRLRLSDKTGNVMGNVWNNAVSISDKFESGDIVKLKGTVISYRDQLQITVQTARKVQDFEIDLTDYILATEKDIHKLNERLFTLIDSVTNEHLNELLRSIFEDKEFLVNFSQAPAAKSWHHNYLGGLLEHTISVANLCEFSAHYYKVDRDLIIAGALLHDMGKVEEYTAPPSINFTDQGRLIGHIIIADQIIASKAQLINNFPAELLMKLRHLILSHHGEYEKGSARLPQILEAIILHHCDNLDAQATGVGQVIEASSGHSGNWSEFDKLNNKYYYKGKNEEEIK from the coding sequence ATGGAAAAAACAGTAAAGATATTCCGACAGGATCTACCAGAATATTTGAATAAAGAAATAGAAACCTGTTTTCTGGTCGCAGATAAAGAACTGCGAGAGAGTAAAAATGGCAATTATCTTCGTCTAAGGTTATCAGATAAAACTGGTAATGTGATGGGAAATGTGTGGAATAACGCAGTATCAATCTCTGATAAGTTTGAAAGTGGAGATATTGTAAAATTAAAAGGTACTGTGATCAGCTATCGAGATCAGCTTCAAATAACTGTTCAGACCGCAAGAAAAGTTCAGGATTTCGAAATTGACCTTACTGATTACATTCTGGCAACAGAAAAGGATATTCATAAGCTTAATGAACGGTTATTTACTCTGATTGATTCTGTGACTAATGAACACTTGAATGAGCTTCTGAGATCAATCTTTGAAGATAAAGAATTCCTGGTAAATTTTTCTCAGGCACCAGCAGCAAAATCCTGGCATCATAACTATCTGGGAGGTTTGCTGGAACATACCATAAGTGTCGCAAATCTGTGTGAATTCAGTGCACATTATTATAAAGTCGATCGCGATCTGATCATTGCGGGTGCTTTATTACATGACATGGGGAAAGTGGAAGAATACACAGCACCTCCATCGATCAATTTTACTGATCAGGGAAGACTGATAGGGCATATAATCATTGCTGATCAGATCATAGCAAGCAAAGCACAATTGATCAATAATTTTCCAGCTGAACTTCTAATGAAATTACGCCACCTTATACTCTCGCATCATGGGGAATATGAAAAGGGTTCTGCGAGATTACCTCAAATACTGGAAGCAATTATCCTGCATCACTGTGATAATCTTGATGCGCAGGCGACTGGAGTTGGCCAGGTAATTGAAGCCAGTTCCGGTCATTCAGGTAACTGGAGTGAATTTGATAAGCTTAATAATAAATATTATTATAAAGGAAAAAATGAGGAAGAGATCAAATAA
- the fabF gene encoding beta-ketoacyl-ACP synthase II, whose protein sequence is MSKRRVVVTGLGTINALAHTVDEFWENLLKGKSGIDHVKHFDLSQDYSSRIAGEVRNFEPEIYYNKKRLKKLDRYTKFALWAAREALEDANIDEAHFDPERSGCILCTGIGGMYTYETECAKHYQVGPRRVSPFFIPKMISNAGSAEVAIQYNLKGINFNISSACASANHGIGTAYRSIQYGDADLILCGGAEASVTPLTFAGFGNMKALSTRNDDPQAACRPFDSGRDGFILAEGAGVIILEELDRALARGAHIYAELIGYGASCDAYHITAPVEGGEGGARAMKMALEDAGLDPEDVDYINAHGTSTPLNDVNETKSIKSVFGDHAYKLKVNSTKSMVGHTLGAAAGIEAVVCCKSIQTGKVHPTINLTNPDPECDLDFVAHNSQDYPVKIAMSNSLGFGGHNGVLIFKKYD, encoded by the coding sequence ATGAGCAAGCGAAGAGTTGTTGTAACTGGTTTGGGAACGATAAATGCGTTAGCCCATACCGTTGACGAATTCTGGGAAAATCTGCTGAAAGGGAAAAGCGGAATTGACCATGTGAAACATTTCGATTTAAGTCAAGATTATTCCAGCCGGATAGCCGGTGAGGTTCGCAATTTTGAGCCCGAAATTTATTATAATAAAAAGAGATTGAAAAAGCTCGATAGATATACAAAATTTGCCTTATGGGCAGCAAGAGAAGCTTTAGAAGATGCTAATATTGATGAAGCTCATTTCGATCCAGAAAGAAGTGGATGTATCCTTTGCACTGGTATTGGAGGTATGTACACATATGAAACTGAATGTGCAAAGCACTATCAGGTGGGACCCCGTAGAGTGAGTCCATTTTTCATCCCTAAGATGATTTCCAATGCAGGTTCCGCAGAAGTTGCAATCCAATACAATTTAAAGGGTATTAATTTTAATATATCTTCTGCCTGTGCAAGTGCTAATCATGGGATAGGAACAGCCTACAGGTCAATTCAGTATGGAGATGCTGATTTGATATTATGTGGAGGAGCTGAGGCATCAGTAACACCTTTAACCTTTGCCGGGTTTGGAAATATGAAAGCATTAAGTACCCGGAATGATGACCCACAGGCAGCATGTCGTCCTTTTGATTCAGGTAGAGATGGATTTATATTAGCTGAAGGTGCAGGGGTGATAATTCTGGAGGAGCTTGATCGTGCATTGGCAAGAGGAGCTCATATTTATGCAGAATTAATAGGCTATGGAGCATCCTGCGATGCATATCACATCACTGCTCCAGTAGAAGGTGGAGAAGGCGGTGCCAGAGCAATGAAAATGGCACTGGAAGATGCAGGTTTAGATCCTGAAGATGTTGATTATATTAATGCTCACGGAACCTCCACACCATTAAATGATGTGAACGAAACAAAATCAATAAAATCTGTTTTTGGTGATCATGCCTATAAACTGAAGGTGAATTCTACTAAATCTATGGTAGGTCACACTTTGGGAGCAGCTGCAGGAATTGAAGCTGTGGTATGCTGCAAGAGCATTCAGACAGGAAAAGTGCATCCTACGATTAATCTAACGAATCCTGATCCTGAATGTGACCTTGATTTTGTTGCTCATAATTCACAGGATTATCCCGTGAAAATTGCTATGAGTAATTCCCTGGGTTTTGGTGGACATAATGGAGTGCTGATCTTCAAAAAGTATGATTAA
- the fabD gene encoding ACP S-malonyltransferase: MHKIAYIFPGQGAQYVGMSRELIEADSENVKYLEKFQERTGYDLADIILNGPEEKLKDTRFTQPAILFHSIAALKMWQKEIDIVPDFVAGHSLGEFSALVANGVLELSDAMYLVHKRGEFMIKASEGMPYGMTAIIGLSPDMVTELCEKASPAGIVIAANFNTPVQTVISGSQSGVEAAMKLAEEAGAKRIIPLVVGGAFHSPLVAKASVWLEEEMDKIKFSSTDIPVVANVDAKPWTEISQIKENLSRQVSSSVRWVESVKYMSDRGVDRFIEFGPQKVLSGMLRKIDKQLKTFNIEKPEDIVNMINSIVNGE; this comes from the coding sequence ATGCATAAGATAGCTTATATATTTCCCGGACAAGGCGCCCAGTATGTGGGAATGAGCCGGGAATTAATTGAAGCTGATTCAGAAAATGTAAAATATCTGGAGAAATTTCAGGAGAGAACCGGATATGATTTGGCAGATATAATACTTAATGGCCCAGAAGAAAAATTGAAAGATACCAGATTTACTCAACCTGCTATTCTATTTCACTCAATAGCTGCTTTAAAAATGTGGCAGAAAGAAATTGATATTGTACCTGACTTTGTGGCTGGTCATTCTTTAGGTGAATTTTCTGCTTTAGTAGCTAATGGAGTATTGGAACTTTCTGATGCAATGTATCTTGTTCATAAACGTGGTGAATTTATGATCAAAGCCAGTGAAGGCATGCCATATGGAATGACTGCAATTATTGGCTTATCTCCTGATATGGTAACTGAGCTATGTGAAAAGGCATCTCCAGCAGGAATCGTGATCGCTGCAAACTTTAATACTCCAGTACAAACAGTGATATCTGGCAGTCAGTCTGGTGTAGAAGCAGCAATGAAATTAGCTGAAGAGGCTGGAGCAAAACGTATAATCCCCCTGGTAGTGGGAGGAGCATTTCATTCACCTTTGGTGGCAAAAGCATCAGTTTGGCTGGAAGAAGAAATGGATAAGATCAAATTTTCATCAACAGATATTCCAGTAGTAGCAAACGTAGATGCAAAACCCTGGACAGAAATATCACAAATAAAAGAGAATCTTTCCAGACAGGTGAGTTCTTCAGTTCGTTGGGTGGAAAGCGTTAAATATATGAGTGATAGGGGAGTGGACAGATTTATAGAATTTGGTCCTCAGAAAGTACTCAGTGGTATGTTACGAAAAATAGATAAACAATTAAAGACATTTAATATAGAAAAACCTGAAGATATCGTAAATATGATAAATTCAATAGTAAATGGAGAATAA
- a CDS encoding MBL fold metallo-hydrolase codes for MFQVGIIASGSRGNSLVIRSDKGAILVDAGLAGKRIISGLELMGISPEELHGVVISHEHSDHISGAGIICRKLDIPLYISPDTYACSSARIGRLNQETIFFEHGKAFSIGDLHIIPFASSHDAVESSNFIVRQTNNSSARLGIATDCGYLTRLMKERLQDCTTLILESNHDEIKLLEGPYPWHLKQRVKSRQGHLSNRQAVSVISQVIHPGLKKLILAHLSEKNNTPELAESEMKRYLSMINHELELYIANQHTALSLLDI; via the coding sequence ATGTTTCAGGTAGGAATAATTGCAAGCGGTAGTCGGGGTAATTCCCTGGTGATAAGAAGTGATAAAGGTGCCATCCTGGTGGATGCAGGACTTGCTGGGAAAAGGATTATATCCGGACTGGAACTAATGGGAATTTCACCGGAAGAATTACATGGTGTGGTGATCAGTCATGAGCATTCAGATCATATTTCTGGAGCAGGTATTATCTGTCGGAAACTTGATATTCCTCTCTATATAAGCCCGGATACCTATGCCTGTTCTTCAGCCAGAATTGGAAGGTTAAATCAAGAGACGATCTTTTTTGAACATGGTAAAGCCTTCAGCATTGGAGATCTTCATATTATTCCCTTTGCTTCTTCACATGATGCTGTTGAAAGCAGCAATTTTATTGTCCGGCAGACGAATAATTCCTCCGCAAGGTTAGGGATAGCAACAGATTGTGGTTATCTGACACGCTTAATGAAGGAGCGCTTGCAGGATTGCACTACTCTGATCCTGGAGAGCAATCATGATGAGATCAAGCTGCTGGAAGGGCCCTACCCCTGGCATCTTAAACAAAGAGTGAAAAGCCGACAAGGTCATCTTTCTAATAGACAAGCTGTTAGCGTGATCAGTCAAGTTATACATCCCGGGTTAAAGAAACTTATTCTGGCTCATCTGAGTGAAAAAAACAATACTCCAGAATTGGCTGAAAGTGAAATGAAAAGGTATCTGAGTATGATAAATCATGAGCTTGAGCTGTATATTGCCAATCAACATACTGCGCTAAGCTTACTGGATATCTAG
- a CDS encoding calcium/sodium antiporter — translation MLINLLLLIVGFAFLIKGADFLIDGAVSLAKKFHISEIAIGLTVVAFGTSAPELIVNIVSAFQNHPEICYGNVIGSNMFNTLVVLGLAGLFKPLLLQKSTVRKEIPFVFLGTILIILLSNGFWIGDKILSRYDGLILIGCLVIFIIYVMKIPRQQISSEYSDLPVLKTILFLIFGIIGLFAGGQLVVDNAVKIALYFKVSNELISLTIVAFGTSLPELVTSLIALKKKSSDIAVGNVIGSNLFNIFMVLGVTSLIKPVIFNPSLNIDLAILALITLILFLLVFVGKVSKLNKFEAAILLLCYSGYMYFLLQRG, via the coding sequence ATGCTGATTAATCTATTGTTATTGATTGTGGGATTTGCTTTTCTGATCAAAGGAGCAGATTTTCTGATTGATGGAGCTGTGTCTCTGGCTAAGAAATTCCATATCTCTGAAATAGCTATTGGATTAACAGTCGTGGCTTTTGGAACTTCAGCTCCTGAATTAATTGTAAATATTGTATCTGCTTTTCAAAATCATCCAGAAATATGTTATGGAAATGTCATCGGCAGTAATATGTTCAATACTCTGGTGGTTTTAGGACTTGCGGGATTATTTAAACCATTATTGTTGCAGAAATCTACAGTCCGTAAAGAAATCCCATTTGTTTTTCTAGGCACAATATTGATTATTTTATTATCCAATGGTTTCTGGATAGGAGACAAAATTCTTTCCCGGTATGATGGATTGATCCTAATAGGCTGCCTTGTGATATTTATCATTTATGTAATGAAAATACCCCGACAGCAGATTTCATCAGAATATTCTGATCTGCCCGTTCTTAAGACTATATTATTCCTGATATTTGGGATAATTGGATTATTTGCCGGTGGTCAACTTGTTGTAGATAATGCAGTCAAGATCGCCTTATATTTCAAAGTTAGTAATGAATTGATCTCTTTGACAATTGTGGCATTCGGGACAAGTCTTCCTGAGCTTGTAACTTCTCTGATTGCCTTAAAAAAGAAATCCTCTGATATCGCCGTGGGTAATGTAATTGGCTCAAATCTATTCAATATCTTTATGGTGCTGGGAGTTACTTCACTGATAAAACCTGTTATATTCAATCCTTCCTTAAATATTGACCTGGCAATTCTGGCCTTGATCACACTGATACTTTTCCTACTTGTGTTTGTGGGTAAGGTGAGTAAATTAAATAAATTTGAAGCTGCTATTCTTCTTCTTTGCTATTCCGGTTATATGTATTTTCTGCTGCAAAGAGGATAG
- the fabG gene encoding 3-oxoacyl-[acyl-carrier-protein] reductase — protein MDLKGKTAIITGSSRGIGKSIAEGIASRGATVCIIDLRKEDVDSVVNEFNSKGYSCFGFTCDVTDSERTGLIFKEIYKLTGSINILVNNAGITKDGLILRMKESDWDAVINVNLKGTFNCIQKACRYMMKEPGNSIINISSVIGLMGNAGQSNYAASKAGIIGLTKSIAKEFAAKGLRCNAIAPGFIKTAMTDKLSEDTVRGYSEAIPMKRMGSPEDIADLCLFLASEMSSYITGQVINVDGGLVMN, from the coding sequence ATGGATTTAAAAGGTAAAACAGCAATAATAACAGGTTCTTCACGTGGCATTGGTAAGTCAATAGCGGAAGGAATTGCAAGCAGAGGTGCAACGGTTTGCATAATTGACCTACGCAAGGAGGATGTAGACTCAGTAGTGAATGAATTCAACAGTAAAGGATATAGTTGCTTTGGATTTACTTGTGATGTTACTGATTCAGAAAGAACTGGGCTAATATTCAAGGAGATATATAAATTAACAGGAAGTATCAATATTCTGGTCAATAATGCCGGGATCACAAAAGACGGTTTAATTTTAAGAATGAAAGAATCAGATTGGGATGCGGTGATCAATGTTAATCTAAAGGGAACATTTAATTGTATTCAGAAAGCCTGCAGATATATGATGAAGGAGCCTGGGAATTCGATAATAAATATATCTTCTGTGATAGGATTAATGGGAAATGCAGGTCAATCAAATTATGCTGCTTCTAAAGCAGGAATAATAGGTTTGACAAAATCCATAGCAAAAGAGTTTGCTGCAAAAGGATTGAGATGTAATGCAATTGCTCCTGGATTTATCAAGACAGCTATGACTGATAAACTCTCGGAGGATACTGTACGAGGTTATTCTGAAGCGATACCGATGAAGAGGATGGGCAGTCCAGAAGATATTGCAGACTTGTGTCTTTTTCTGGCATCTGAGATGAGCTCTTATATTACCGGTCAGGTAATAAACGTCGATGGTGGACTGGTAATGAATTAA
- a CDS encoding acyl carrier protein: MDVTAKVKEIIVEELGVDASEVTPEAKFIEDLGADSLDTVELIMKFEEEFDLEIEDDEAEKLTTVGEAINFLKGKLQ; this comes from the coding sequence ATGGACGTAACAGCAAAAGTTAAAGAAATTATTGTAGAAGAACTTGGAGTAGATGCGAGTGAAGTAACCCCCGAAGCAAAATTCATAGAAGATTTGGGTGCAGATTCACTTGATACAGTGGAATTAATCATGAAATTTGAAGAGGAATTTGATTTGGAAATTGAAGATGATGAAGCTGAAAAACTTACGACAGTAGGTGAAGCAATCAATTTCTTGAAAGGCAAATTGCAATAG
- the rnc gene encoding ribonuclease III — MKKLISSLLGNSQVKKENSSGLSNLMDILDYKFDTEELLLSAITHTSVNGKEGESSAFERMEFLGDSILGLIIAESVFERFPDYTEGELSKLKAKVVSRDFLSTVARKLNLGSFLVLSREAERSGGRDNSSILADAMEAIICAIYLDGEIEAARDFIIYNIFTGYKEIFIEQDLINYKSKLQEFTQNESQNLPEYILIEESGPDHDKIFMIEVKVNDELMGTGEGHTKKEAQQKAAKRACEKLNI; from the coding sequence ATGAAGAAACTGATCAGCAGTTTATTAGGGAATTCTCAAGTAAAAAAAGAAAATAGTAGTGGGTTATCCAATTTAATGGATATTCTCGATTATAAGTTTGATACTGAAGAACTTCTCCTTTCTGCCATAACGCACACTTCTGTGAATGGTAAGGAAGGAGAAAGTTCTGCTTTTGAGAGAATGGAATTTCTGGGTGATTCAATATTAGGGCTGATAATTGCTGAATCGGTTTTTGAAAGATTTCCTGATTATACAGAGGGAGAACTTTCAAAACTGAAGGCGAAGGTAGTTTCCCGCGATTTCTTATCAACGGTAGCGCGTAAACTTAATCTCGGCAGTTTTTTAGTATTAAGCCGGGAAGCTGAAAGAAGTGGGGGCAGGGATAACAGCTCAATCCTGGCAGATGCCATGGAAGCAATTATCTGTGCAATTTACCTTGATGGTGAAATTGAAGCAGCACGTGATTTTATTATATACAATATTTTTACAGGATACAAAGAGATATTTATTGAGCAGGATTTGATCAATTACAAGAGTAAACTCCAGGAATTTACCCAAAATGAAAGTCAAAACCTGCCTGAATATATTCTAATTGAGGAATCAGGTCCTGACCATGATAAGATATTTATGATCGAAGTGAAAGTAAATGATGAATTAATGGGTACAGGAGAGGGACATACAAAAAAGGAAGCCCAGCAGAAAGCCGCCAAAAGGGCTTGTGAAAAACTTAATATATGA